A part of Pseudoalteromonas arctica A 37-1-2 genomic DNA contains:
- a CDS encoding IS3 family transposase (programmed frameshift): MRRRFTQEFKVQAVEKALSQCDDVRLEDIALDLGIGYSTLQRWIALAKNHELETKNNGSHMTTEKRPHDWSLEERLNAIIECASLDEAALNEYCRAKGLYPHHIKQWKQDFAKGPSTKPVKSDSKQLKQEIKQLQKELNRKDKALAETAALLVPQKKSRCALGFQRGRLTSSTERHELIKLITDAQKSGARQEKACELLGLTARTIQRWIEADDMTDKRTSTIKRPPNRLTELEQQRIIKTVNSIEYGHLPPSKIVPKLLDKDVWIASESSFYRVMKSHKLLTHREKVKPNKKIKKPKALRATRVNEIYTWDITYLPTAVKGQFLYLYLVMDIYSRKIVGWQVHDTQLSTLAADLMVDICRREQVKPEQVTLHSDNGSPMKGATLLATLQELGIVPSFSRPSVSNDNPYSESLFKTLKYRPEYPEKAFESMGSARKWVSGFVDWYNDEHLHSGIKFVTPNQRHLGLDKAILAKRHQVNEMAKLQNPSRWSGKSRDWTMINEVNLNPEKKEAMRAA; encoded by the exons ATGAGACGTCGATTTACACAAGAATTTAAAGTTCAAGCTGTTGAAAAAGCATTATCTCAATGTGATGATGTTCGCCTAGAAGATATTGCGCTTGATTTAGGCATCGGTTATTCAACCTTGCAACGATGGATCGCGCTTGCTAAAAACCATGAACTTGAAACTAAAAATAATGGTAGTCACATGACAACAGAAAAACGCCCTCATGACTGGAGCTTAGAAGAAAGGCTTAACGCCATTATTGAATGTGCGAGTTTAGATGAAGCAGCTCTTAATGAATATTGCCGTGCTAAGGGGCTTTACCCGCATCATATTAAACAATGGAAGCAAGATTTTGCTAAAGGGCCTTCAACGAAGCCCGTAAAATCAGACAGTAAACAGCTCAAACAAGAAATTAAGCAGCTTCAAAAAGAGCTTAATCGTAAAGACAAAGCGTTAGCAGAAACAGCCGCCTTACTCGTAC CTCAAAAAAAAAGCAGATGCGCTTTGGGGTTTCAACGAGGACGATTAACCAGCTCAACTGAGCGTCATGAATTGATAAAGCTCATTACCGACGCGCAGAAATCAGGGGCAAGGCAAGAAAAAGCATGTGAGTTACTTGGTCTAACGGCAAGAACAATTCAACGCTGGATTGAAGCTGATGATATGACAGATAAGCGAACAAGTACGATAAAGCGACCACCTAACAGGCTAACTGAATTAGAGCAACAGCGTATAATTAAGACGGTTAATTCAATAGAATATGGGCATTTACCACCCAGCAAGATAGTCCCTAAACTATTGGATAAAGATGTGTGGATAGCATCAGAAAGCTCGTTTTATCGCGTTATGAAATCGCATAAATTATTAACACACAGAGAAAAAGTTAAACCAAATAAAAAGATAAAAAAGCCAAAAGCGCTCAGGGCAACACGTGTAAACGAAATTTATACATGGGATATCACGTATTTGCCAACAGCTGTTAAAGGTCAGTTTTTATACTTATATTTAGTGATGGATATTTATAGTCGAAAAATAGTTGGTTGGCAGGTTCATGACACACAACTAAGCACACTGGCGGCTGATTTAATGGTAGATATTTGCAGGCGAGAGCAGGTAAAGCCTGAGCAAGTCACGTTGCACTCGGATAATGGCAGTCCAATGAAAGGGGCAACGTTATTAGCGACATTGCAGGAGTTAGGTATTGTTCCTTCATTTAGCCGACCGTCTGTGAGTAATGATAATCCTTATTCTGAATCGCTATTTAAGACGTTAAAGTATCGCCCGGAATACCCTGAGAAAGCCTTTGAAAGCATGGGTAGCGCAAGAAAGTGGGTTAGCGGATTTGTTGATTGGTACAACGATGAGCACTTGCACAGCGGTATTAAATTTGTCACGCCAAACCAGCGTCATTTAGGATTAGATAAAGCGATACTAGCGAAACGTCATCAGGTAAATGAGATGGCGAAATTACAGAATCCAAGTCGTTGGTCAGGAAAGTCTCGAGATTGGACGATGATCAATGAAGTAAATTTAAATCCAGAGAAAAAAGAAGCAATGCGGGCGGCATAA
- a CDS encoding class I SAM-dependent methyltransferase: MVIQCAFKELRPYLNELETRFGLAQWAQNCSGFSLHYDDKGLSLFKTDEPKLGAINVDFVTGAAAHRRKFGGGKGQAIAKAVGLNKGATPVVLDATAGLGRDGFVLASLGCKVILHERHPVVAALLYDGLKRAYSDIEIGLWMKENMSLIFGSSHTLLSQCESMPDVVYLDPMFPHREKSALVKKEMRVFQELVGADNDADDLLDFAYPLASKRVVVKRPDYAPFLNEKTPSMQIKTKKNRFDVYVKAAMV; the protein is encoded by the coding sequence GTGGTTATTCAGTGTGCTTTTAAAGAGTTACGCCCTTATTTAAATGAATTAGAAACACGCTTTGGTTTAGCCCAATGGGCGCAAAATTGCAGTGGCTTTAGCTTACATTACGATGATAAAGGGTTAAGTCTATTTAAAACCGACGAGCCTAAACTAGGTGCAATTAACGTTGATTTTGTAACCGGTGCTGCCGCCCATAGGCGTAAGTTTGGCGGTGGTAAAGGGCAAGCAATTGCCAAAGCAGTGGGTTTAAATAAAGGCGCAACGCCTGTTGTACTTGATGCTACCGCTGGTTTAGGGCGAGATGGTTTTGTACTTGCCTCGCTAGGGTGCAAAGTTATATTACATGAACGTCACCCGGTTGTAGCTGCACTTTTATACGATGGTTTAAAGCGAGCCTATAGCGATATTGAAATTGGTTTGTGGATGAAAGAAAACATGAGCCTAATATTTGGCTCAAGCCATACTTTGCTCTCTCAATGCGAAAGCATGCCTGATGTTGTTTATTTAGATCCCATGTTCCCGCATCGCGAAAAATCAGCATTAGTTAAAAAAGAAATGCGCGTATTCCAAGAGCTTGTTGGTGCAGACAACGACGCTGACGACCTACTTGATTTTGCCTATCCACTTGCCAGTAAGCGTGTTGTTGTAAAGCGCCCCGATTACGCTCCATTCTTAAACGAAAAAACTCCAAGTATGCAGATCAAAACCAAAAAGAACCGTTTTGATGTCTATGTAAAAGCGGCAATGGTTTAA
- a CDS encoding TnsA endonuclease N-terminal domain-containing protein, producing MYIRNLRKPSPNKNVFKFASTKVGNVIMCESTLEFNACFHNEYNDLIESYGSQPEGFKYEFMGKSLPYTPDTVVVYKDKCVKYHEYKYETETAEPLFRERFSAKRAACLKMGVQLILVTENQITKGLALNNFKLLHRYSGVYGIKNIQSEMLNFINKSGAINLVDVKSQFNLSIGEARSFLYALLHKGLLKADLEDDDLSNNPTLWVTP from the coding sequence ATGTATATACGTAACTTAAGAAAACCTTCCCCTAATAAGAATGTATTCAAATTTGCTAGCACTAAAGTTGGCAATGTAATTATGTGTGAAAGTACATTAGAGTTTAATGCTTGTTTTCATAATGAATATAACGATTTAATCGAAAGCTATGGTAGTCAACCAGAGGGTTTTAAGTATGAGTTCATGGGTAAAAGCTTGCCTTATACCCCTGACACGGTAGTCGTATACAAAGATAAATGTGTAAAATATCATGAGTATAAGTATGAAACAGAAACAGCTGAGCCTTTATTTAGAGAAAGGTTCTCTGCAAAAAGAGCCGCTTGTCTAAAAATGGGCGTTCAGTTGATTTTAGTAACTGAAAACCAGATTACAAAAGGACTTGCTTTGAATAACTTTAAGCTATTGCATCGATACTCGGGTGTTTACGGTATTAAAAATATTCAGAGTGAAATGCTTAATTTTATTAATAAATCAGGAGCAATAAACTTAGTTGATGTAAAATCTCAATTTAATTTGTCAATTGGTGAAGCACGGTCTTTTTTATATGCATTGCTTCATAAAGGTTTGTTGAAAGCAGATTTAGAGGATGATGATCTAAGTAATAACCCAACATTATGGGTTACACCATGA
- a CDS encoding Mu transposase C-terminal domain-containing protein — protein sequence MTDFFDEFNESLAPLKPQTPTRYLKLDDANLIKRDLDTFSNTLKNEALQRYKLIISIDKKLSAGWTQRNLDPILDEIFKEDEQARPNWRTVARWRKKYIESNGDLASLVVKNHKMGNRNKRIEGDESFFDKALERFLDAKRPTIATAYQYYKDLIVIENESIVEGKIPIISYTAFNKRIKAIPPYAVAVARHGKFKADQWFAYCAAHVPPTRILERVEIDHTPLDLILLDDELLIPIGRPYLTLLIDVFSGCVLGFHLSYKSPSYVSAAKAIAHAIKPKSLDALNIQLQNDWPCFGKFENLVVDNGAEFWSKNLEHACQSAGINIQYNPVRKPWLKPFIERFFGVMNQYFLPEVPGKTFSNILEKEEYKPEKDAIMRFSTFVEEFHRWIVDVYHQDSNSRETRIPIKRWQQGFDVYPPLTMNEEDEARFTMLMRISDSRTLTRNGIKYQELMYDSTALADYRKHYPQTKETLKKLIKVDPDDISKIYVYLEELESYLEVPCTDPTGYTDGLSIYEHKTIKKVNRETIRESKNSLGLAKARMAIHERVKQEQEVFIASKTKAKITAVKKQAQIADVSNTGKGTIKVSEESAAPVHKNISNDAFDDWDDDLEAFE from the coding sequence ATGACAGATTTTTTCGATGAATTTAATGAATCGTTAGCGCCACTCAAACCGCAAACACCTACACGATATCTCAAATTAGATGACGCTAACTTAATCAAGCGTGATTTGGATACCTTTTCAAATACTTTAAAAAACGAAGCGCTACAAAGGTATAAACTAATTATCTCTATAGATAAAAAGCTGTCAGCTGGGTGGACCCAGCGAAATTTAGATCCTATTTTAGATGAGATTTTTAAAGAAGATGAGCAAGCTCGGCCAAATTGGCGGACTGTTGCTCGTTGGCGTAAAAAATACATCGAAAGTAATGGTGACCTAGCTTCTCTTGTGGTTAAGAACCATAAAATGGGTAACCGAAACAAACGCATAGAAGGCGATGAGAGTTTTTTTGATAAAGCATTAGAGCGTTTTTTAGATGCTAAAAGGCCTACCATAGCAACTGCCTACCAGTACTATAAAGACCTTATTGTTATTGAAAATGAGAGTATTGTTGAAGGTAAGATTCCAATTATATCTTACACAGCTTTTAATAAAAGAATCAAAGCAATACCCCCATATGCTGTCGCTGTGGCAAGACATGGTAAATTTAAAGCAGATCAATGGTTTGCTTACTGTGCTGCTCATGTACCCCCTACAAGAATATTAGAGCGTGTAGAGATTGATCATACCCCACTTGATTTAATTCTACTTGATGATGAGTTACTTATCCCTATAGGAAGGCCTTACCTAACATTACTTATTGATGTATTTAGTGGTTGCGTTCTTGGTTTTCATCTTAGTTATAAATCTCCTTCGTATGTATCTGCGGCTAAGGCTATTGCTCATGCGATTAAGCCAAAGTCACTTGATGCTCTGAATATACAACTACAAAATGATTGGCCTTGCTTTGGTAAATTTGAAAATTTAGTAGTAGATAATGGTGCTGAGTTTTGGTCAAAAAACTTAGAGCATGCTTGTCAGTCTGCAGGAATAAATATTCAATATAACCCCGTACGCAAGCCCTGGCTCAAACCATTTATAGAGCGTTTTTTTGGTGTGATGAACCAATATTTCTTGCCGGAAGTTCCAGGTAAAACATTTTCAAATATATTAGAAAAAGAAGAATACAAACCTGAGAAAGATGCAATTATGCGTTTCTCAACTTTTGTTGAAGAATTTCACCGCTGGATTGTAGACGTATACCACCAAGATAGTAACTCACGTGAAACTCGTATCCCAATTAAGCGATGGCAACAAGGATTTGATGTTTATCCTCCTTTAACTATGAATGAAGAGGATGAGGCGCGTTTTACTATGCTAATGCGCATCTCAGACTCAAGAACGTTAACTAGAAATGGTATAAAATATCAAGAGCTAATGTATGACTCGACTGCTTTAGCTGATTATCGAAAACATTATCCCCAAACAAAAGAAACTTTAAAAAAACTGATTAAAGTCGACCCTGATGATATTTCAAAAATTTATGTTTACTTAGAAGAACTGGAAAGCTACCTAGAAGTACCGTGTACAGACCCTACCGGTTATACGGATGGGTTAAGTATTTATGAGCATAAAACAATAAAAAAAGTTAACAGAGAAACCATTAGGGAATCTAAAAATAGTTTGGGTTTGGCTAAAGCTCGCATGGCTATACATGAGCGAGTAAAACAAGAGCAAGAGGTTTTTATTGCATCAAAAACTAAAGCTAAGATAACGGCCGTTAAAAAGCAGGCTCAAATAGCTGATGTAAGTAATACAGGAAAGGGTACCATTAAGGTCTCTGAAGAAAGTGCAGCTCCTGTGCACAAAAATATTAGTAACGATGCTTTCGATGATTGGGATGATGACTTAGAGGCATTTGAATGA
- a CDS encoding TniB family NTP-binding protein has translation MNALTEIQIEQLRNFSDCIVMHPQIKAIFNDFDELRLNRKFQSDQQGMLLIGDTGVGKSHTINHYKKRVLATQNYSRNTMPVLISRISRGKGLDATLIQMLADLELFGSSQMKKRGYKTELTKKLVESLIKAQVELLIINEFQELIEFKSVQERQQIANGLKFISEEAKVPIVLVGMPWAAKIAEEPQWASRLVRKRKLEYFSLKNDSKYFRQYLMGLVKQMPFDEPPKLESKHTTMALFAACRGENRALKHLLMEALKLALSCNEYLENKHFIAVYEKFDFFNDKDSLKLKNPFKQDIKDIIIYEVTKNSSYNPNALDPEDMLTGRKFAIVK, from the coding sequence ATGAATGCCTTAACAGAAATACAGATAGAACAGTTACGTAACTTTAGCGATTGCATCGTTATGCACCCACAAATTAAAGCAATTTTTAATGACTTTGATGAATTAAGATTAAACCGTAAATTCCAATCAGATCAGCAAGGTATGCTTTTAATTGGTGATACAGGAGTTGGAAAAAGCCACACTATTAATCACTACAAAAAAAGAGTTCTAGCTACTCAGAATTATAGTCGAAACACTATGCCAGTCCTAATAAGTCGTATATCTAGAGGTAAAGGCTTAGATGCAACTTTAATCCAAATGCTGGCAGATCTGGAGCTATTCGGAAGTAGCCAAATGAAAAAGCGAGGCTACAAAACAGAGCTTACTAAAAAGCTTGTAGAAAGCTTAATTAAAGCTCAGGTTGAATTACTCATCATTAACGAGTTTCAGGAGTTAATAGAGTTTAAAAGTGTACAAGAACGACAACAAATCGCAAATGGGTTAAAGTTTATTAGTGAAGAAGCCAAAGTGCCAATAGTACTGGTTGGTATGCCTTGGGCTGCAAAAATAGCTGAAGAACCACAATGGGCTTCTCGCTTAGTTAGAAAAAGAAAACTTGAATACTTTAGCTTAAAGAACGACAGCAAGTACTTTCGCCAATATTTAATGGGCCTAGTGAAGCAAATGCCATTTGATGAGCCACCTAAGCTTGAAAGTAAACATACTACAATGGCGCTATTTGCTGCATGCCGAGGGGAAAATAGAGCACTTAAACATCTACTGATGGAGGCTTTAAAATTAGCACTAAGTTGTAACGAATATCTTGAAAATAAACATTTTATTGCAGTTTATGAAAAATTTGATTTTTTTAATGACAAAGATTCACTAAAGCTAAAAAACCCATTTAAACAAGATATTAAAGATATTATTATTTATGAAGTAACGAAGAATTCATCTTATAACCCAAATGCATTGGACCCTGAGGATATGCTCACAGGTCGGAAGTTTGCAATAGTAAAATAA
- a CDS encoding DUF4236 domain-containing protein — translation MRCRKSIRIGKGLRGNLGKKGITSISVGGKG, via the coding sequence ATGAGATGTAGAAAGAGCATCAGAATAGGTAAGGGTTTAAGGGGCAACCTAGGAAAAAAGGGAATTACTAGTATTTCTGTTGGAGGTAAAGGTTGA
- a CDS encoding MauE/DoxX family redox-associated membrane protein translates to MSKSAQLFRMATDEHICPFGLKSKDLLEREGYTVDDQLLTSREQTDEFKKQHSVETTPQTFIDNKRIGGYDDLRDYFNKPQAAQEGTTYTPVIAIFSVSFLLSVAFSFASDNSLLSMQTAELFVALTMAVLAIQKLQDLFSFTNSFITYDLVAMKVVRYAYVYPFLEAFVGIGMIAGLPAYIIAPISLFIGGVGAVSVIKAVYIDKRELKCACVGGDSNVPLGIISLTENLFMIAAGIWMFVR, encoded by the coding sequence ATGAGTAAATCAGCCCAGCTTTTTAGAATGGCAACAGATGAGCATATTTGTCCGTTTGGTTTAAAATCAAAAGACCTACTAGAGCGAGAGGGATATACAGTTGATGATCAGCTTTTAACTTCTCGAGAGCAAACAGATGAATTTAAAAAACAACACAGTGTAGAAACTACACCTCAAACATTTATTGATAATAAACGTATAGGTGGCTACGACGATTTACGTGATTACTTTAATAAGCCACAAGCAGCCCAAGAAGGTACAACTTACACGCCCGTGATTGCGATTTTTTCGGTTAGTTTTTTGCTTAGTGTGGCATTTAGTTTTGCATCGGATAATAGCTTATTATCAATGCAGACCGCTGAACTGTTTGTAGCCCTAACAATGGCAGTGTTAGCAATACAAAAGCTTCAAGACTTATTTAGCTTTACTAATTCATTTATAACCTATGATTTAGTCGCTATGAAAGTAGTTAGGTACGCTTATGTTTACCCATTTTTAGAAGCATTTGTTGGCATTGGAATGATAGCCGGATTACCAGCCTATATTATTGCCCCTATTTCATTATTCATAGGTGGGGTTGGTGCTGTTTCAGTGATAAAAGCAGTCTATATAGATAAACGAGAGTTAAAATGTGCGTGTGTAGGCGGTGACAGTAACGTACCACTAGGGATTATCTCCCTAACAGAAAACTTATTTATGATAGCTGCCGGTATTTGGATGTTTGTTAGGTAA
- a CDS encoding DUF305 domain-containing protein yields the protein MSHYSKFFLMIATSTITMFVLMYLNTYQLSHVYFSETRTYMALYMGATMALIMLLFMLNMYKDKKKNITVLIASVAVFVGSLFLVRSQATVDDSSWMSAMIPHHSIAILTSDRAKIKDKRVQKLATNIIEAQEREIKEMQWLLKDIEQNGITQTNAQAQLRAVPDFNSNK from the coding sequence ATGTCACACTATTCAAAATTTTTTTTAATGATAGCAACATCCACAATAACCATGTTTGTATTGATGTATTTGAACACCTACCAACTTAGTCATGTTTATTTTAGTGAAACTCGTACTTATATGGCGCTTTATATGGGAGCCACAATGGCATTGATAATGCTACTTTTCATGCTCAATATGTATAAAGATAAAAAGAAAAATATAACAGTACTCATTGCTAGTGTTGCCGTATTTGTGGGAAGTTTATTTTTAGTTCGCTCACAAGCGACTGTTGATGATAGCTCATGGATGTCGGCGATGATCCCACATCATTCAATTGCCATACTCACCAGTGACAGGGCAAAAATCAAAGATAAACGCGTTCAAAAGCTAGCTACAAATATAATTGAAGCCCAAGAGCGAGAAATAAAAGAAATGCAATGGCTCCTAAAAGATATAGAGCAAAACGGCATTACACAAACCAATGCTCAAGCACAATTAAGAGCTGTTCCAGATTTCAATTCAAATAAATAA
- a CDS encoding DUF411 domain-containing protein codes for MRVIYITSAFFLSLTMSFSAMSIEKQHKTSIIYENSEKPEIELTVYKSKNCGCCNKWIAHLSENNIQTKAINVNDMGSIKSQYQIKPNMRSCHTAVSADGFVFEGHVPAKHIKQFLSRQHAPHITGLSVPAMPIGTPGMEMEGIFHKYNIELLTDNSNEETYRYISKSSEQF; via the coding sequence ATGCGAGTAATCTACATTACCTCAGCGTTTTTTTTATCATTAACTATGTCATTTTCGGCAATGAGTATCGAAAAACAGCATAAAACATCAATAATCTATGAAAATTCAGAAAAACCTGAAATTGAGCTTACCGTTTATAAAAGTAAAAATTGTGGATGTTGTAATAAGTGGATTGCTCATTTGAGTGAAAACAATATTCAAACAAAAGCAATTAACGTTAATGACATGGGGTCGATTAAATCTCAGTATCAAATAAAACCTAATATGCGCTCATGCCATACAGCCGTGTCAGCCGATGGATTTGTATTTGAAGGTCATGTTCCCGCTAAACATATAAAACAGTTTTTATCTAGGCAACACGCTCCGCACATTACAGGCTTAAGTGTACCAGCCATGCCTATTGGCACTCCCGGAATGGAAATGGAGGGTATATTTCACAAATATAATATTGAACTACTCACTGACAACTCAAATGAAGAAACCTACAGATACATAAGTAAATCCAGCGAGCAATTTTAG
- a CDS encoding YybH family protein has translation MLIKSSNLKILLLLIFSAVSSFAVNAHTHEEHTKKGWVFVNVDSEAAKAVSLFHASLKQGDAKVARKLLADDVVIFEGGIVERSADEYANHHMIADMKFLSAVDSELLEHQVHTNGDIAYSISRSKTQGKYKGKDIKSTGMESITLKNTDKGWKITHIHWSN, from the coding sequence ATGTTAATTAAATCCTCTAATTTAAAAATTTTATTGCTACTAATTTTTAGCGCTGTTAGTTCTTTTGCTGTGAACGCACACACCCATGAAGAGCACACAAAAAAAGGCTGGGTCTTTGTTAATGTTGATAGCGAAGCTGCAAAGGCAGTTAGCTTATTTCATGCATCCCTAAAACAAGGCGATGCCAAAGTTGCCCGTAAATTACTGGCCGACGATGTCGTCATTTTTGAAGGCGGAATTGTTGAGCGTTCTGCAGATGAATACGCGAACCATCATATGATAGCGGATATGAAATTCTTAAGTGCAGTTGATAGTGAACTGCTAGAGCATCAAGTTCACACAAATGGAGACATAGCTTACTCAATTTCAAGAAGTAAAACTCAAGGAAAGTATAAGGGGAAAGATATTAAGTCTACGGGAATGGAATCAATCACATTAAAAAACACCGATAAAGGTTGGAAAATCACTCATATTCACTGGTCTAATTAA
- a CDS encoding copper resistance D family protein has translation MQLSEWSVLLLLLKLASYIAIAGLAGTLLIRFMCGNSNVAGHHLISFYQLLKRWQITCVVTGSIAALLQVPIEAGAMAESGFMGMFDPFMLEIVWQSVIGDQATFRIPALIIALISACMWNVKSDDNVAGYKNGAVILIMLGFIAYSFTFTGHSANENELVKSILTFHLIAIASWLGSLWPLYKSCTLLPTSEVKRLMHYFGQLAIVIVFVLLISGLTLLLQYLESFSALFTSNYGQLILLKLLLVSAMLLLGAWHKLFLVPQITQQHHISILKRSITVEIVIALFVLITTSVFTTLVGPPI, from the coding sequence ATGCAATTAAGTGAATGGTCAGTACTCTTACTATTATTAAAACTAGCAAGCTATATCGCAATTGCAGGGCTTGCGGGCACTTTATTAATACGCTTTATGTGTGGCAACAGCAATGTTGCAGGGCATCACTTAATTAGCTTTTATCAGTTATTAAAACGTTGGCAAATTACGTGTGTAGTTACAGGTAGTATTGCTGCACTTTTACAAGTACCAATAGAAGCTGGAGCAATGGCTGAATCAGGCTTTATGGGAATGTTTGACCCCTTTATGCTTGAAATTGTTTGGCAATCAGTCATAGGTGACCAAGCAACGTTTAGAATACCAGCGCTTATTATTGCTCTAATTAGCGCATGTATGTGGAATGTGAAATCAGATGATAACGTAGCAGGTTATAAAAACGGTGCCGTTATACTAATCATGCTTGGGTTTATCGCTTATAGCTTCACTTTTACTGGGCACAGTGCAAATGAAAATGAGTTAGTGAAAAGTATTTTAACCTTTCACCTTATTGCCATTGCGAGCTGGTTAGGGTCATTGTGGCCGCTTTACAAAAGCTGCACTTTACTACCTACCAGTGAAGTAAAGCGGTTAATGCATTACTTTGGTCAACTCGCTATTGTTATTGTATTTGTACTACTTATTTCGGGCTTAACTCTGCTCCTGCAGTACCTAGAGTCATTTTCTGCATTGTTTACATCAAATTATGGGCAACTAATTTTATTAAAGCTGTTACTCGTCAGCGCGATGCTGTTACTAGGTGCATGGCATAAGCTTTTTTTAGTCCCGCAAATCACTCAACAACACCATATAAGTATATTAAAACGCTCGATCACTGTTGAAATAGTAATTGCCCTATTTGTACTTATTACAACAAGTGTATTTACCACACTTGTTGGTCCGCCTATTTAA
- a CDS encoding copper resistance CopC family protein translates to MKFFNSAVAILGLVLTFSASAHISLKQSTPAQEAMLMKSPEQLSLTFGGEVRLAKVIIKDEKNKSINFDFKPSSTPSTDFSWSLPSLAQGTYTVKWTALGGDGHKMTDTFRFMVHKSESHKMMQEQSNTHSKHNH, encoded by the coding sequence ATGAAGTTTTTTAATTCTGCAGTAGCGATTTTAGGTTTAGTACTTACATTTTCCGCATCAGCGCATATATCACTCAAGCAATCAACACCTGCGCAAGAAGCCATGTTAATGAAAAGCCCAGAGCAACTTTCGTTAACTTTTGGTGGTGAAGTAAGGCTAGCAAAAGTCATCATCAAAGATGAAAAAAATAAATCAATAAACTTTGATTTCAAACCAAGCTCTACCCCAAGCACAGACTTTAGTTGGTCATTACCGAGCCTAGCCCAAGGCACTTACACGGTTAAATGGACAGCACTCGGTGGTGATGGACATAAAATGACCGACACGTTTAGATTTATGGTACACAAAAGTGAATCGCACAAGATGATGCAAGAACAATCTAATACCCACAGCAAACATAACCATTAA
- a CDS encoding copper resistance protein B: MKQLKLSKSLGLLMLTGASLISFPLLAQSEMAQMNSAKMQPQGGSAPKDARDPHAYSAGTTLTEGPYALEGNERLTLADEHPFYALLGDRLEYNEQANAGVFDLQAWYGTTFDRLVIKTEGDFSEGSIEENQTDILWGHAVSAYWDTQAGVRLDYNKEGENRQWLAFGLQGLAPYWFELDMTAYVGERGNTAFTLEAEYELLLTQKLIIQPRAEITLYGKNDKQNELGSGLSSSAIGFRVRYEFTRQFAPYIGVEWSNKFGNTADYATSSGQSSNNTAFVAGIKFWF; encoded by the coding sequence ATGAAACAATTAAAACTATCTAAATCATTAGGTTTATTAATGTTAACAGGGGCTTCATTAATTAGTTTCCCTTTATTAGCGCAAAGTGAAATGGCACAAATGAATAGCGCTAAGATGCAACCACAAGGAGGAAGTGCACCTAAAGATGCAAGAGACCCCCATGCTTACTCTGCGGGAACAACTTTAACAGAAGGCCCATATGCGCTTGAGGGCAATGAGCGATTAACACTCGCTGATGAGCATCCATTTTACGCATTACTAGGCGATCGTCTTGAATATAACGAGCAAGCAAACGCAGGTGTATTTGACTTACAAGCATGGTACGGCACTACCTTTGATCGATTGGTAATTAAAACCGAGGGTGATTTCAGCGAAGGAAGTATTGAAGAAAACCAAACCGATATTTTATGGGGTCACGCCGTATCAGCATATTGGGATACTCAAGCAGGTGTTCGTCTTGATTACAATAAAGAAGGTGAAAATCGGCAATGGTTGGCTTTTGGCTTACAAGGTTTAGCCCCTTATTGGTTTGAACTTGATATGACAGCATACGTAGGTGAGCGAGGCAATACCGCATTTACGTTAGAGGCAGAGTACGAACTATTACTCACGCAAAAGCTAATTATACAACCGCGAGCCGAAATTACACTTTATGGCAAAAACGATAAACAAAACGAACTTGGAAGTGGCCTATCAAGCAGCGCGATTGGCTTTAGGGTTCGTTATGAATTTACACGCCAGTTTGCGCCCTATATTGGCGTTGAATGGAGCAATAAATTTGGCAATACCGCCGACTATGCCACATCAAGTGGACAAAGTAGCAACAACACCGCATTTGTTGCGGGTATTAAATTTTGGTTTTAA